One part of the Chloroflexota bacterium genome encodes these proteins:
- a CDS encoding DUF4111 domain-containing protein: MSTFGRIQSLPVEAVGVITALRERLGHILQGQMIGLYLSGSIAYGCFNPHLSDVDFTCVIKRPFTPGQRRRIRELFDELRDHGRYGAVLEGIFPVQAEMNECQRSLVADRVQGGVFDPDRRYDKWPLERQELREAGVPLSGPMPTQLFAPSRWPMVRETLLGELWSIAPIVKMRPSPLQRLQAVLNVCRVLYGLRYRRPTSKLTGLEWALRTFPEAWQDLLTHAHAIYTGLATLTPSSLNPDHVWTFYSWAVNTLPQDLQAQAST; the protein is encoded by the coding sequence ATGAGTACGTTCGGTCGGATTCAGTCCCTGCCCGTCGAAGCCGTTGGGGTGATCACGGCATTACGCGAGCGGCTGGGCCACATCCTGCAAGGCCAGATGATCGGCCTGTACCTCTCGGGATCCATCGCGTACGGGTGCTTCAACCCCCACCTCAGCGACGTCGATTTCACATGCGTCATCAAGCGCCCGTTCACACCGGGACAGCGGCGACGGATCCGAGAGCTCTTCGACGAACTGCGCGATCACGGGCGATATGGCGCCGTGCTGGAGGGGATCTTCCCCGTCCAGGCGGAGATGAACGAGTGCCAGCGCTCGCTGGTAGCCGATCGCGTGCAAGGCGGCGTGTTCGATCCGGATCGCCGGTACGACAAATGGCCGCTGGAGCGACAGGAGCTGCGCGAGGCCGGGGTGCCCCTCTCGGGGCCGATGCCGACACAGCTCTTCGCGCCCAGCCGATGGCCGATGGTCCGGGAGACCCTGCTCGGTGAGCTATGGAGCATCGCCCCCATCGTCAAGATGCGCCCATCGCCGCTTCAGCGCCTGCAGGCCGTGTTGAACGTGTGTCGCGTGCTCTACGGCCTCCGATACCGCCGTCCCACCTCCAAGCTCACCGGCCTCGAATGGGCATTGCGCACGTTCCCGGAGGCCTGGCAGGACCTGCTGACGCATGCGCACGCCATCTACACGGGCCTGGCCACCTTGACGCCCAGCTCTCTGAACCCCGATCACGTCTGGACGTTCTACAGCTGGGCCGTCAACACGCTGCCGCAGGATCTCCAGGCCCAGGCGTCCACCTGA
- a CDS encoding DUF3786 domain-containing protein yields MSQDKRAHAARQWWLDSLAAAADEVRAALRDRPGERVAEWAGAEWDEKRQRLELPFWDETYAVLWPDVTVVDASGQPAREITSLIILSYLQRADGTLLTGRWVSFRELPDGAFYHQAFNSYTGYPLARAIGNAVERLKQAATALGGQPDPVGDIGFRFRALPRVWLAVAYWQGDEELPAQARILFDAAAGHYLDAAGLAGIGAQLTGRLLRLLRES; encoded by the coding sequence ATGAGCCAGGATAAGCGAGCGCACGCCGCCCGCCAGTGGTGGCTGGACAGCCTGGCCGCGGCCGCCGACGAGGTACGCGCCGCGTTGCGCGATCGTCCGGGCGAGCGGGTTGCGGAGTGGGCCGGGGCGGAATGGGATGAGAAACGCCAACGCCTCGAATTGCCCTTCTGGGATGAGACGTACGCCGTCCTCTGGCCGGATGTGACCGTGGTGGACGCATCCGGGCAGCCCGCCCGGGAGATCACGAGCCTGATCATCCTGTCCTACCTGCAACGGGCCGACGGGACCCTGCTCACCGGGCGCTGGGTGAGCTTTCGTGAGCTGCCGGACGGGGCCTTCTACCACCAGGCGTTCAACAGCTATACGGGATACCCCCTGGCCCGGGCCATCGGCAACGCAGTGGAGCGGCTGAAGCAGGCCGCCACGGCTTTAGGGGGGCAGCCGGACCCGGTGGGGGATATCGGGTTCCGGTTCCGGGCGCTCCCCCGGGTCTGGCTCGCGGTGGCCTACTGGCAAGGCGACGAGGAGCTGCCGGCCCAGGCCCGCATCCTCTTCGACGCGGCCGCCGGGCACTATCTGGATGCGGCGGGGCTGGCGGGCATCGGGGCGCAGCTCACCGGACGCCTGCTGCGCCTGCTCCGGGAGAGCTGA
- a CDS encoding HypC/HybG/HupF family hydrogenase formation chaperone, which translates to MCLGIPGCVKKIYEQDGVRMGQVDFGGVIKEVCLAYVPETQVNDYVIVHAGFAISRLDEKEAQETLALLREMASLEDEADPAEDGASP; encoded by the coding sequence ATGTGTTTGGGTATACCTGGATGTGTAAAAAAAATCTATGAGCAAGACGGCGTACGGATGGGCCAGGTGGATTTCGGAGGGGTGATCAAGGAAGTATGCCTGGCCTATGTGCCGGAGACGCAGGTAAACGACTACGTGATCGTCCACGCCGGGTTCGCCATCTCTCGGCTAGATGAGAAGGAGGCACAGGAGACCCTGGCCTTGCTGCGTGAGATGGCGTCTCTGGAGGACGAGGCCGACCCGGCAGAGGATGGGGCATCGCCATGA
- the nagA gene encoding N-acetylglucosamine-6-phosphate deacetylase produces the protein MRTRTRRLALINGRVVLSYQIVTGKAVVVEGATIAGLADPDDLGSDTERVDAGGRLITPGLIDIHTHGALGHTFNEPTAEAFVVITRENARRGVTSLLATLSTAPIPDLIACLERVRAWIQDEREGAQVLGAHVEGPYFSPSQAGAQDPANLRTPDDGSPDRLLEHHDVIRVLTYAPELPGALELTARLRKLGIIPAAGHSSAKEEEIVPAIYAGLRHIIHIWSAQSTTVREGPWRKPGLLEVSLVYEGLTVEMISDNKHLPPTLMKLAYKCIGPDRLCIVSDATSGAGLPEGARFRMGNMEYEVHDGVGMLFDRTAFAGSTTLVNEMIPIVVEHVGVPLVEAVRMASLTPARAIGVADRKGSIEPGKDADLVVFNDDFTAWRTMIRGQWVQI, from the coding sequence ATGAGAACACGAACAAGACGCCTAGCGCTGATCAACGGCCGTGTAGTGCTGTCCTACCAGATTGTGACCGGCAAGGCGGTGGTGGTGGAGGGCGCTACCATCGCAGGGCTCGCCGATCCGGACGACCTGGGCTCTGACACCGAGCGCGTGGACGCGGGCGGGCGGCTGATCACGCCGGGGCTCATCGACATCCACACCCACGGGGCCCTGGGGCATACGTTCAACGAGCCCACCGCGGAGGCCTTCGTCGTGATCACCCGGGAGAACGCGCGACGGGGGGTGACCTCGCTACTGGCAACCCTGTCCACCGCGCCCATCCCCGATCTAATAGCCTGCCTGGAGCGCGTGCGAGCGTGGATCCAGGACGAGCGTGAGGGCGCCCAAGTGCTAGGCGCACACGTGGAGGGCCCCTACTTCAGCCCATCTCAGGCGGGCGCGCAGGACCCGGCCAACCTCCGCACCCCGGACGACGGCTCGCCCGACCGCCTGTTGGAGCACCACGACGTGATCCGGGTCTTGACCTACGCGCCGGAGCTGCCGGGCGCCCTGGAGCTCACCGCCCGGCTGAGAAAGCTAGGCATCATCCCCGCCGCCGGACATAGCTCCGCCAAAGAGGAGGAGATCGTCCCGGCCATCTACGCGGGCCTGCGACACATCATCCACATCTGGAGCGCGCAGTCCACCACCGTACGGGAGGGCCCCTGGCGCAAACCCGGGCTGCTGGAGGTCTCGCTGGTCTACGAGGGCCTGACCGTGGAGATGATCTCCGACAACAAGCACCTGCCCCCCACCCTGATGAAGCTGGCCTACAAGTGCATCGGCCCCGACCGCCTTTGCATCGTCTCCGACGCTACCAGCGGCGCGGGGCTGCCGGAAGGCGCCCGCTTCCGCATGGGGAACATGGAATACGAGGTTCATGACGGCGTGGGGATGCTATTCGACCGCACGGCCTTCGCCGGGAGCACGACCCTGGTGAACGAGATGATCCCCATCGTCGTGGAGCACGTGGGCGTCCCGTTGGTGGAGGCCGTCCGCATGGCATCGCTGACCCCGGCACGGGCCATCGGCGTGGCCGACCGCAAGGGCAGCATCGAGCCGGGCAAGGACGCCGACCTGGTGGTGTTCAACGATGACTTCACCGCCTGGCGTACCATGATCCGCGGTCAGTGGGTTCAAATATAG
- a CDS encoding carbon-nitrogen hydrolase family protein has translation MREATIALVQMAPALGEPEKNIRRMSDYVERICLEQPTDLILFPELATTGHELGPRFTDLAERVPGHAVNYLAKAAAEFSVHIAFGLVIKERVESIIYNGVVLLGPEGDLIGDYRKVHLKGEERLAFRPGYRYPVFDLPFGRVGLLIGWDLAFPEAARSLVLDGAELICVSAAWEASHAEEWRAYCLSRAYENAVFIAAVNRVGEEPSYQFLGASALIGPRGELYTAIDEGLEGYAVGKIDLDAVRTAREESQIIQFRQPQTYRNLVKKY, from the coding sequence ATGCGAGAAGCGACCATCGCACTGGTACAGATGGCCCCCGCCCTGGGTGAGCCCGAGAAGAACATACGCCGCATGTCGGATTACGTCGAGCGGATCTGCCTGGAGCAGCCGACGGATCTGATCCTCTTCCCCGAGCTGGCCACGACGGGCCATGAGCTGGGGCCGCGTTTTACGGACCTGGCCGAGCGAGTGCCGGGCCACGCGGTGAACTATCTGGCCAAGGCCGCCGCCGAGTTCAGCGTTCACATCGCCTTCGGCCTGGTCATCAAGGAACGGGTGGAGAGCATCATCTACAACGGCGTGGTGCTCCTGGGGCCGGAGGGCGATCTGATCGGGGACTACCGAAAAGTCCACCTCAAGGGGGAAGAGCGACTGGCGTTTCGCCCCGGATACCGATATCCGGTGTTCGACCTCCCCTTCGGCCGCGTGGGGCTGCTCATCGGCTGGGATCTGGCCTTTCCGGAGGCGGCGCGCAGCCTGGTGCTGGATGGCGCAGAGCTGATCTGTGTGAGCGCGGCGTGGGAGGCCTCCCACGCGGAGGAGTGGCGAGCCTACTGCCTGAGCCGGGCCTATGAGAACGCGGTGTTCATCGCCGCGGTCAACCGGGTGGGCGAAGAGCCCAGCTACCAGTTCCTGGGCGCCAGCGCGCTGATCGGCCCGCGCGGTGAGCTGTACACCGCCATCGATGAGGGCCTGGAGGGCTATGCCGTGGGGAAGATCGACCTGGACGCCGTTCGCACCGCCCGGGAGGAGTCCCAGATCATCCAGTTCCGCCAGCCCCAAACCTATCGAAATTTGGTCAAGAAGTATTAG
- a CDS encoding GNAT family N-acetyltransferase, whose protein sequence is MQVLRGQLVILRTLEREDCRRYWHLVETEERPTETFTPGLSVEQADRWFEEIQRKQGHEQIYLGIFLPDGKLIGDIQLAKIQWRDRNARLGFGVLPAWRNRGYATDAAITLLRYGFDYLNLHRVVARTAAFNVSAQRVLEKCGFRQEGREREAIYLGGAYEDMLIYGLLRSEFKPGGRGETSKPRGPRP, encoded by the coding sequence ATGCAGGTATTGAGGGGCCAACTGGTGATCCTCCGCACGCTGGAGCGGGAGGACTGTCGACGATACTGGCATCTGGTCGAGACAGAGGAGCGTCCCACGGAGACGTTCACCCCCGGCCTTTCCGTGGAACAGGCGGATCGATGGTTCGAGGAGATCCAGCGGAAGCAGGGCCACGAGCAGATCTATCTGGGCATCTTCCTGCCGGACGGCAAGCTCATTGGCGATATCCAGCTGGCGAAGATCCAGTGGCGTGACCGCAATGCCCGGCTGGGGTTCGGCGTCCTCCCCGCCTGGCGTAATCGGGGCTACGCCACCGACGCGGCGATCACCCTGCTCCGATATGGATTCGATTACCTGAACCTGCACCGGGTGGTCGCGCGGACCGCCGCGTTCAACGTCAGCGCCCAGCGCGTGCTGGAGAAGTGCGGATTCCGTCAGGAGGGCCGGGAGCGAGAGGCCATCTACCTGGGCGGGGCCTACGAGGACATGCTGATCTACGGGCTGTTGCGCTCCGAGTTCAAACCCGGGGGACGAGGAGAGACGTCAAAACCCAGAGGGCCCCGCCCATGA
- a CDS encoding sulfatase-like hydrolase/transferase translates to MPDRPHILILMPDQLRADALGCTGNPVIRTPSIDRIAREGVLFTHAYTVCPICMPARASFVNGLYPHNHHMWTNAGSLPPTDETFFHRLQAHGYFVAYIGKSHFYPHKKGDHLRHHEDYMRSRGIDYVHETTGPWATLHTDSYMTDEWQERGLLAAFRDDYKRRRATGPCAVWPSPLPTDAFLDSYIGRQAVAFIRSYKGERPLCLFVGFGGPHEPWDAPEDYATMYDPQAMPEAIPPEETPEWAPPYAAQRAREGRIEAMTDEDVRRIRANYYGKISLIDRWIGEILDALADRGWLDETMIVLWSDHGEMAGDHGRLHKSVFYEPSVHVPLIIRHPATPGGREVPALVEIIDVFPTLLDATGAPPSSRCMGRSLWPILKDETASHRDQVLSEIYAFGCYNYMIRTSRYKYAMGDDGQGYMLFDLEDDPPEQCNLLGHADTKELEEVLKARLLHALTSCQTRFSQNGEEIC, encoded by the coding sequence ATGCCCGACAGACCTCACATTTTAATCCTCATGCCGGATCAGCTGCGAGCCGACGCTCTGGGATGCACGGGGAACCCGGTCATCCGCACGCCGAGCATAGACCGCATCGCCCGGGAAGGCGTGCTCTTCACGCATGCATATACCGTCTGCCCCATCTGCATGCCCGCTCGCGCTTCCTTCGTCAACGGGCTCTATCCTCATAACCATCACATGTGGACCAACGCCGGCTCCCTCCCGCCGACGGACGAGACGTTCTTCCACCGCCTCCAGGCCCACGGATACTTCGTCGCCTATATCGGCAAATCGCACTTCTATCCTCATAAAAAAGGCGACCATCTGAGGCACCATGAGGATTACATGCGCTCCCGAGGGATCGATTACGTCCACGAGACCACCGGGCCGTGGGCCACGCTGCATACCGACTCGTATATGACCGATGAATGGCAGGAGCGTGGGCTCCTGGCAGCCTTCCGAGACGACTACAAGCGAAGGCGAGCCACCGGGCCCTGCGCGGTCTGGCCGAGCCCGTTGCCCACCGACGCCTTTCTGGACAGCTACATCGGCCGCCAGGCGGTGGCGTTCATCCGCTCGTACAAGGGAGAGCGCCCCTTGTGCCTCTTCGTCGGCTTCGGCGGCCCCCATGAGCCGTGGGACGCGCCTGAGGATTACGCCACCATGTATGATCCGCAGGCCATGCCGGAGGCGATCCCTCCCGAGGAGACGCCGGAATGGGCGCCGCCCTACGCCGCACAGCGCGCTCGGGAGGGGCGCATCGAGGCCATGACCGATGAGGACGTTCGCCGCATCCGGGCCAACTACTACGGCAAGATCTCGCTGATCGATCGCTGGATTGGAGAGATCCTGGACGCCCTCGCCGATCGCGGCTGGCTGGACGAGACCATGATCGTCCTCTGGTCCGATCACGGGGAGATGGCCGGGGATCACGGCCGGCTGCACAAATCGGTCTTCTATGAGCCCAGCGTCCACGTGCCCCTCATCATCCGACACCCTGCGACCCCCGGAGGTCGCGAGGTCCCCGCGTTAGTGGAGATCATCGACGTCTTCCCCACGCTGCTGGACGCCACCGGGGCGCCGCCCTCCTCACGCTGCATGGGACGGTCCCTGTGGCCTATCCTGAAGGACGAAACGGCCAGCCACCGGGATCAAGTCCTCAGTGAGATCTACGCCTTCGGCTGCTACAACTACATGATTCGGACCTCGCGGTACAAGTACGCCATGGGCGACGACGGCCAGGGATACATGCTGTTCGATCTGGAGGACGACCCGCCGGAGCAATGCAATTTGCTTGGCCACGCCGATACGAAAGAGCTCGAAGAGGTCTTGAAAGCCCGACTGCTCCACGCCCTCACGTCCTGCCAGACTCGATTCTCCCAGAACGGCGAGGAGATCTGCTAG
- the hypF gene encoding carbamoyltransferase HypF, producing the protein MKPTQTISRRRIHVRGVVQGVGFRPFIYHLARRYDLGGWVCNTSSGVDIEVEGHPRALDGFLHALTTEAPPLARIDAIDVQKLPPNGYPTFEIRHSRAQSGEFQPISPDVATCDACLAEVMDPADRRYRYPFTNCTHCGPRFTIIRDIPYDRPKTTMAAFTMCPECQAEYDDPADRRFHAQPNACPVCGPQLSLVPTPGGDLPPDLPRDPIEATRALLARGWIVAIKGLGGFHLACDARDETAVQRLRTRKGRVGKPFALMVRDLGVARTLCYVNDDEARLLEGKERPIVLLRARPENGIAPSVAPRQRNLGIMLPYTPLHHLLLLSEAGIPNALVMTSGNLSEEPIAYDNEEALSRLARLADAFLLHNRDIYMRCDDSVVRVFQGAELPIRRSRGYAPYPVHLGDEAIPLLACGAELKNTFCITRGPYAFLSHHIGDMENLETLEAYRRAVTHFERLFRVRPKALAYDLHPDYLATRYALERAEREGLPAIGVQHHHAHIAACLAEHQQSGPVIGVAFDGTGYGEDGAIWGGEFLIADLHGYRRAAHLAYVPLPGGDAAVRHTYRMAWSHLHHAFGESWPDLPTLRGLDPVERRVVERQIATGLNAPPTSSMGRLFDAVSALCGVCQEATYEGQAAIELEMLADPEEEATYEWPLPSATEAMPWGIDPTPVIRGVVADVLAHVPTPIIAARFHNTLAQMIAELCARLREVAGIDAVALSGGVWQNILLLKRTLARLESAGFTVYTHRLVPPNDGGLSLGQAAVANARLKSDERRRAIGE; encoded by the coding sequence ATGAAGCCCACACAGACCATCAGCCGGCGCCGTATCCATGTGCGCGGCGTTGTCCAGGGGGTGGGATTCCGCCCCTTTATCTATCATCTGGCGCGACGCTACGATCTGGGCGGCTGGGTGTGTAACACCTCATCCGGCGTAGACATCGAGGTCGAGGGCCATCCCCGGGCGCTGGACGGATTCCTGCATGCCCTCACAACGGAGGCGCCTCCACTCGCCCGCATTGACGCCATCGATGTACAAAAGCTTCCCCCCAACGGATATCCGACCTTCGAGATCCGCCACAGCCGGGCTCAGTCCGGCGAATTCCAACCGATCTCCCCCGACGTAGCCACCTGCGACGCGTGCCTGGCCGAGGTCATGGACCCGGCCGACCGCCGCTACCGGTATCCGTTCACCAACTGCACCCACTGCGGCCCCCGCTTCACGATCATCCGGGACATCCCCTACGATCGGCCCAAGACGACCATGGCGGCCTTCACCATGTGCCCGGAATGCCAGGCCGAGTACGACGACCCGGCCGACCGGCGCTTCCACGCCCAGCCCAACGCCTGCCCAGTCTGCGGCCCACAGCTCTCCCTGGTGCCCACACCCGGCGGGGACCTCCCCCCCGACCTCCCCCGCGATCCCATCGAGGCCACGCGCGCCCTGCTGGCCCGGGGATGGATCGTGGCCATCAAGGGGCTGGGCGGCTTCCACCTGGCGTGTGACGCCCGAGACGAGACGGCCGTACAACGGCTGCGTACCCGCAAGGGCCGCGTGGGCAAACCCTTCGCGCTGATGGTTCGGGACCTGGGGGTCGCCCGCACCCTGTGTTATGTCAATGACGATGAGGCTCGGCTCCTGGAGGGAAAGGAGCGCCCCATCGTCCTACTGCGCGCCCGGCCTGAAAACGGGATCGCCCCCAGCGTGGCGCCGAGACAGCGCAACCTGGGGATCATGCTTCCCTACACGCCGCTGCATCATCTGCTCCTGCTGTCGGAGGCGGGGATCCCCAACGCGCTGGTGATGACCTCCGGCAACCTCAGCGAGGAGCCCATCGCCTACGACAACGAGGAGGCGCTGTCCCGACTGGCCCGGCTGGCCGACGCGTTTCTGCTCCACAACCGGGACATCTACATGCGGTGCGATGACTCCGTGGTGCGCGTGTTCCAGGGCGCCGAGCTGCCCATCCGCCGGTCCCGGGGCTACGCCCCCTATCCCGTGCACCTGGGAGACGAGGCCATCCCCCTGCTGGCGTGCGGCGCCGAGCTGAAGAACACCTTCTGCATCACTCGCGGCCCCTACGCGTTCCTCAGCCACCACATCGGCGATATGGAGAACCTGGAAACGCTGGAGGCATATCGAAGGGCCGTGACGCACTTCGAGCGGCTGTTCCGTGTGCGGCCGAAAGCGCTGGCATACGATCTGCATCCCGATTACCTGGCCACTCGCTACGCGCTGGAGCGGGCCGAACGTGAGGGGTTGCCGGCCATCGGCGTGCAACATCACCACGCCCACATCGCCGCCTGCCTGGCCGAACATCAGCAGTCCGGCCCCGTCATCGGCGTGGCCTTCGACGGCACCGGCTACGGCGAGGACGGCGCCATCTGGGGCGGGGAATTCCTCATCGCCGATTTGCACGGATACCGACGGGCAGCTCACCTGGCCTATGTCCCGCTCCCGGGGGGCGACGCGGCGGTACGCCACACCTACCGCATGGCCTGGAGCCACCTCCATCACGCGTTCGGAGAATCATGGCCGGACCTCCCCACCCTGCGCGGCCTCGATCCCGTGGAACGGCGCGTCGTGGAGCGACAGATCGCCACCGGGCTGAACGCCCCACCGACGTCCAGCATGGGGCGCCTGTTCGACGCGGTGTCGGCGCTGTGCGGGGTCTGCCAGGAGGCGACCTACGAAGGACAGGCGGCCATCGAGCTGGAGATGCTGGCGGATCCGGAGGAGGAAGCAACCTACGAGTGGCCCCTGCCGAGCGCCACGGAGGCCATGCCTTGGGGCATCGACCCGACCCCGGTGATCCGGGGCGTCGTGGCCGACGTCCTCGCCCATGTGCCCACGCCGATCATCGCCGCTCGCTTCCACAACACCCTCGCGCAGATGATCGCAGAGCTATGCGCCCGCTTGCGAGAGGTCGCGGGGATTGACGCGGTGGCGCTTAGCGGCGGAGTATGGCAAAATATACTGCTTTTGAAGCGAACGCTGGCCCGCCTGGAATCGGCGGGGTTCACGGTATATACGCACCGACTGGTGCCGCCGAACGACGGCGGGCTCTCGCTGGGTCAGGCGGCCGTAGCGAACGCACGGCTGAAGAGCGACGAACGACGGAGGGCAATTGGCGAATGA
- the ltaE gene encoding low-specificity L-threonine aldolase gives MRLVDLRSDTITKPTPAMRRAMAEAEVGDDVFGEDPTINRLEEMAAEKLGKEAAMFVASGTMGNLVSLLAQCNRGDEIILGDQAHTFLYEQGGAAALGGIHPRPLPNQPDGTLDLQQVEAAIRSDNVHFPRTRLIALENTHNRCYGNPLTVEYMNAVGSLARRHGLKLHVDGARIFNAAIALGVDVQDLVADADSVTFCLSKGLAAPVGSIVCGTHEFIAEARRARKVVGGGMRQAGVLAAAGIVALTEMVDRLAEDHANARRLAEGLAEMDGISIDPERVKTNIVYFDVTSETITTQELVDQLGAEGVRVLALGPRQVRAVTNYHVSAEDIEYALGVFQRVLSA, from the coding sequence ATGCGCTTAGTCGATCTGCGATCGGACACCATCACGAAGCCAACGCCCGCCATGCGACGAGCTATGGCCGAGGCGGAGGTCGGCGACGACGTCTTCGGGGAAGATCCCACCATCAATCGGCTGGAGGAGATGGCCGCCGAGAAGCTGGGGAAGGAAGCAGCGATGTTCGTCGCCAGCGGCACCATGGGCAACCTGGTCAGCCTGCTTGCCCAGTGCAACCGCGGCGATGAGATCATCCTGGGGGATCAGGCCCACACGTTCCTCTACGAGCAGGGCGGAGCAGCCGCTCTGGGGGGCATCCACCCGCGCCCGCTTCCCAACCAGCCGGACGGCACGCTGGATTTGCAACAGGTGGAGGCCGCCATCCGCTCGGATAACGTGCACTTCCCTCGCACCCGGCTCATCGCACTGGAGAACACCCACAATCGCTGCTATGGAAACCCGCTGACGGTGGAGTACATGAACGCCGTCGGCAGTCTGGCCCGACGGCACGGCCTGAAACTGCACGTGGATGGGGCTCGCATCTTCAACGCCGCCATCGCCTTGGGGGTGGACGTCCAAGACCTGGTCGCGGACGCCGACTCGGTGACCTTCTGCCTGAGCAAGGGGCTGGCCGCCCCGGTCGGCTCCATCGTGTGCGGCACGCATGAGTTCATCGCCGAGGCACGACGGGCACGCAAAGTGGTCGGCGGCGGGATGCGCCAGGCGGGCGTGCTGGCGGCAGCCGGCATCGTAGCGCTGACGGAGATGGTGGACCGGCTGGCGGAGGATCACGCCAACGCCCGGCGGCTGGCCGAGGGCCTGGCCGAGATGGATGGGATCTCCATCGATCCGGAGCGGGTGAAGACCAACATCGTGTACTTTGACGTCACCAGCGAGACCATCACCACCCAGGAGCTGGTGGATCAACTCGGAGCGGAGGGCGTGCGCGTGCTGGCCCTGGGACCACGCCAGGTGCGGGCCGTGACCAATTACCACGTCAGCGCGGAGGACATCGAGTACGCGCTGGGGGTGTTCCAGCGCGTGCTGAGCGCTTAG
- a CDS encoding AGE family epimerase/isomerase — protein sequence MNMRIDARFVDLLAIYRAELLERVVPFWLKHAIDREHGGILTCISDEGQVLSEDKYMWSQLRAIWTFSALYNYIEPREEWLEVARHIFDFVKRYGRDEQGRWVFAVDRDGRILKGATSIYADGFAIYGLTELARATDDQEAIRLALETYENVQQRLSRPGSYQTDPYPLPEGVKAHAVSMLFSLVFHELGRYLNDQKILEAGLYHANEVMTAFLRPDRRLLFEYVRLDNSLIDSPMGRSVVPGHAIESMWFMIHIFRHWGDEARIRQAVEVIRWHIEFGWDEEYGGIFLARDAEGGEPWWPFADAKIWWPHTEALYALLLAYEISKEPWTLDWFQKVHNYAFTHFPVPKYGEWTQKLDRQGREITETVALPVKDPFHLP from the coding sequence ATGAACATGCGCATTGATGCCCGCTTCGTCGATCTGCTCGCTATCTATCGCGCCGAGCTACTGGAGCGCGTCGTCCCCTTCTGGCTCAAACACGCCATCGACCGAGAGCACGGCGGTATCCTGACCTGCATCTCCGACGAGGGTCAGGTGCTCAGCGAGGACAAGTACATGTGGTCCCAGCTACGGGCCATCTGGACCTTCTCCGCCCTTTACAACTACATCGAGCCCCGGGAGGAATGGCTGGAGGTCGCCCGGCACATCTTCGACTTCGTCAAGCGATATGGCCGAGACGAACAGGGTCGCTGGGTCTTCGCCGTGGACCGGGACGGCCGAATTCTGAAGGGAGCCACCAGCATCTACGCTGACGGGTTCGCCATCTATGGGCTAACGGAGCTGGCCCGGGCCACAGATGATCAGGAGGCCATTCGTCTGGCCCTGGAGACGTACGAGAACGTGCAACAGCGGCTCTCCCGGCCGGGGTCCTATCAGACCGACCCCTATCCGCTCCCGGAGGGCGTCAAGGCCCACGCCGTCTCCATGCTCTTCTCCCTGGTATTCCATGAGTTGGGACGCTACCTGAACGATCAGAAGATCCTGGAGGCGGGCCTGTACCACGCCAACGAGGTGATGACCGCTTTCCTGCGTCCCGATCGACGCCTCCTCTTCGAGTACGTCCGCCTGGACAACTCCCTGATCGACTCGCCCATGGGGCGATCCGTCGTGCCCGGGCACGCCATCGAGTCCATGTGGTTCATGATCCACATCTTCCGGCATTGGGGCGACGAGGCCCGCATCCGGCAGGCCGTAGAGGTCATCCGGTGGCACATCGAGTTCGGTTGGGATGAGGAATATGGCGGGATCTTCCTCGCCCGTGATGCGGAGGGCGGCGAGCCCTGGTGGCCCTTCGCCGACGCCAAGATCTGGTGGCCCCACACCGAGGCCCTGTACGCCCTGTTGTTGGCCTATGAGATATCGAAGGAACCCTGGACCCTCGACTGGTTCCAGAAGGTGCATAACTACGCCTTCACCCATTTCCCCGTTCCCAAATACGGTGAGTGGACGCAGAAGCTGGACCGTCAGGGCCGCGAGATCACCGAGACGGTGGCCCTGCCGGTGAAGGACCCGTTCCACCTGCCT